A region from the Ctenopharyngodon idella isolate HZGC_01 chromosome 13, HZGC01, whole genome shotgun sequence genome encodes:
- the ap5s1 gene encoding AP-5 complex subunit sigma-1 — translation MVLCFLIHTVCPVSALSAGEIRILYARVFGPETGDGCDFTPEQRRLVQKEKLHVVARQVRSAVALSREASGSLCTEAVLGEEAVALGEADRGVFSLGSAELFPDRSVVLWLGVQSLAFTLVCRPHENLLLAEGALRNIARHCLEELRLLGPGAEVLLKSDRVDALLHRLLPHGQLLFLNHRFASSLDKEITNYVSK, via the exons ATGGTGCTGTGTTTCTTAATCCACACGGTGTGCCCGGTGAGCGCTCTGTCCGCAGGCGAGATCCGGATACTGTACGCGCGCGTATTCGGACCAGAGACCGGGGATGGTTGCGATTTCACACCGGAGCAGAGACGACTGGTGCAGAAAGAGAAACTTCACGTGGTAGCGAG ACAGGTGAGGAGTGCGGTGGCTCTGAGTAGGGAGGCCTCAGGCAGTCTGTGCACTGAGGCTGTGCTGGGCGAGGAGGCTGTCGCTCTGGGTGAAGCTGACAGAGGTGTGTTTTCCCTGGGCAGTGCAGAGCTGTTTCCAGATCGGAGTGTTGTTCTGTGGCTGGGGGTGCAGTCGCTAGCATTCACTCTTGTCTGCAGACCACACGAGAACCTTCTGCTCGCAGAGGGAGCGCTTCGCAACATTGCACGTCACTGCCTGGAGGAGCTACGTCTGCTGGGACCTGGTGCTGAG GTGTTGCTGAAAAGTGATCGAGTGGACGCATTGTTGCACAGACTCCTTCCTCATGGTCAGCTCCTCTTCCTCAACCACCGTTTTGCCTCCAGCCTGGATAAAGAGATAACAAACTACGTGAGCAAATGA